The genome window GGATTTAAAATAAGATGAATCTAGTTAAAAACCTTGACTGTAAATGATAGCTTTAGTTGAATAAACTCAAGAGCAATTAGCAAGAATAATTACTTTTTGATATTTGGTTACAGAAATGACTATTTTTTAATAACGATGATATATTGATTTATATTGAGGACACAACGATGATATAACAAGCACACAACAATGACATAACACCTGGTCATTTCTATAACCAAATGTAAAAAGATAATCATTCATGCTAATTTAAATAAGTACCAATTGAAAATTTGCTAAACGATCTGCTACACTATAACAATTTCGTAGCACATAAGCAAAGCTTATATATATTCTGAGTAAACTGTTGATTTCTCCCTTAAACCTTCACATAACTTTCAATTTCCCCGTAAACATTTCAATTAGAAAagtaaggactcaaactaatatTTTTGGCCGATTTTTCCCCAGCTGTtagtttttcattcattccatccaaatttatgttaaatggaagcatatgTAAAACATGTGAGAGTAGTTCGGTCACTTcgttctttaaaataattgaaaaccttagatttctaaaatgTCGACCTATGCAAATCTTTGTGATTCCATAGCTTTTGTGTCTGAAGCGACGTTTCTGTTCTCAAAGGAGAATCACATGGTGTGCACgtgataagagttaacgttaatttggatggAATCTATAGAAGACTAACAGTAGGAGGGGAATCGGTCAAAATAATAGTccaagtccttaattttccaattaaaaaatttaaaaggaaaatcaaagctAGATGAAAGTTCAGAAGAGAATCGGCAGTCTACGCATATATTCTCCACACTTGCAGATAAGGCTTTGATGTCAAttagatttttcttttaagtcttacattttatttttacattatTTTAGATTCTTCCGACAAGATTTAaaggtgttgatgcacaaaatcagcgaggactttggtacaacagaaagtgtcaggttttgtgaccttcgcttggttgcttggttgcttcagtcactagtgaggataagtacgtaaatgaatagagacagagaagcaaacacaggatgtacgtggttcacccagattggctacgtccacggagtagaggagttcttattagtagtgaagggcttacacaagtacaaaggatcaagctctcaatttagtgagttcttgtgaatgatttaacacaaaatggcattcggcaatattgtgggggaatgacccctatttatagaaaaacttgtagctttgtcacattgacatgtgtcatgttgtgattggttcttgatgtcgacacgtgctgcgctctgattggcttttaatcttgacacgtgtcgagtagtgattggcctcctggtcggaggggaactcttctgggtccttgacagtatagcgttggccggtgctcggtagtttcgggattggtcaagtatggtacaaacagtgctcccctaagttcccgagtgagggaaactcctcggttggggacttgcaagatccaatcccttgagtaatcacgaaacttctaagtaccgaagtgtggtctgatcttcatctgcccttctctggaagtacctttcctccatccgggaatggtgtacttagctgatgttgacgcacaaggtaatgtatcaatttcacttgaagcttacttgtagtttcgggcttggtcaagtgcgatacaaaccctatagtaggagtcccccaagtcgccgagctaggagatctgccgaaagaggtgacagacaaggtaagcagtcaaacttccaagtaagcaacccaggatcagaggtttgacttcggcttccggtagattgttctccttctccttgtctctcattcaactgccaggataaggagaagcaaatggataagagatgatatgagatacttttgcttttgaagaagtaactttccacaggcttattcttgaactgtgctggatggttttctggtgcccttcagagtataaggccgactcaaaaatttgagggtcaaaacaagtccatcaaatctagagtacgttcgaccttgatgatatgggatacttttgctgttgacggaataatgaatgtggtatggaaaggtgtcgtgctgtagtgatctgtttcagcccaccgttgaaccttctgcttcaatcttttgcatggcagaagtggtgtgcaacctttgcatttaaatggtccttcagaacattccttcatagtgactcattcacgcttggcagcttcagtgtaaagagccaatatctgatcaactgtcatgaggtatttgccggtggaattcgtgaccttgatagcagttgaggatgagtactcgagagcaatgctaagtaagcgaccaggcaaaggctccaggcagtcagttccaaattggaggtttgatttcaggttccgactgactgctctctttctccttgtcctgcaggtgtggacaaggacaaagacaaagacagggagaaagcatgatatgggatactcttgctttcgaccctgatgatatgagatactcttgttcttggtgtggcttatttgctgaggtattatcggggggaaataaagctgagtatttcgagaggttatgttgagggtgccttttcgaatgcgagaaagggttgagcatttttgcaggtttgcctgtccgttgaggagggaggtcaatgtatatagggatttcccaataacaagtagtaatgctattcctttacccttcttggtcacagcaatgtagtgggagctgccagcttcacgtgttttaattttgtcagagcactttgaaaaagtggtatgtggtatctggaaagctgatgttacgtgtgaagattacagacaagctttatctaaggaaatctggctctcgaagttctgagagttgtgcctcttcggttttcgaacaagcaatcccgtcgaggatctgactctcgagattcggaaagcggtgctactccggttttttagaaagtaattatgttgggagtcttttctcgaatgtgagtaaaggttggacgttcttgccaacctgtcttgccgcaaaacccggaggtcgacacacatagggactttccagttgtcaagcagtggtgctgttcctttacccttatgggtaatagtagggtagctggaacttcgaaattctcgtgcctaaactttgtcagagatctttgacaaagttatatgtggtacccgaggagttgatggtgcatatggagagcggtgattgaacagtaagattcacgtgctttctacttcaccagaaatcttcgacagattgcccgtaatttccgcaaagctgagtgtgcatgtgacaggtgctgacgaggctgaaaaagcaggtgcttcttcgatttctgagatcggccctcgtggtctctgagcagcccagcttttgagaaagcaaacgcctcttcgatttctgagatcggccctcgtggtctctgagcagcccagcttttgagaaagcaaacgcctcttcgatttctgagatcggccctcgtggtctctgagcagcccagcttttgagaaagcaaacgcctcttcgatttctgaagctccgtcgagtgcagatttttatagaggctggcattaagttccacagcacacttgaatctctaccagtagaagctcatttcttgcacttctaagatcttgatttgtctgacctcttccttcttcaacacatttgaaaatgtctggaccctccgaccgtcgttttgacttgaaccttggagaagagacagccacgccttctccagacaacatatggcgcccatccttcatatcccctactggtcctcttaccgttggggattctgtgatgaagaatgatatgaccgctgcagtggtggccaggaaccttctcactcccaaagataatagactactttccaaacggtctgatgagttggctgttaaggactctctggctcttagtgttcagtgtgcaggttctgtgtctaatatggcccaacgcctatttgctagaacccgccaagttgaatcattggctgctgaagtgatgagtctcaaacaggagattagagggctcaagcatgagaataagcagttgcaccggctcgcccatgactatgctacaaacatgaagaggaagcttgaccagatgaaggaatctgatggtaaggttttacttgatcatcagcggtttgtgggtttgttccaaaggcatttattgccttcgtcctctggggctgtacctggtaatgaagcttcaaatgatgaacctccaatgcctcctccttctggggttttgtcaagtactgaggctccggataaccaccctccggtgctttctctttctggggctctaccgactgctgagacttcccctaagcaacctttgtgaatgctcccttttgtttgtttattttgactcatgtatatgtacatatttgtggcttatcgaaaatattaataaataagctttgcttcatttcaacatattgtgttaaatacaccaaagccttcttcataaagttctttgaatttttgcttttgttgaaacctgtattgttgaagctttgtgagtgaagcatgtagtttgaggtagtgttcccttaatttcccgagtgaggaaaacttctcggttggagacttgaaaaatccaagtcactgagtagtcacgaacttttgagtaccaaggcgtagtagcatatggtgggagtcccccaagtctctagtcgagggagttgacgaatgaggtgtcttgctaatagtccatgtcgtaagtaccaaaacttcattcttttgttttctaagtggtagccccggactttttcttcatagattttgtttatgaaggttgctaggcccgaataagtggaattgcagaaggtgtaaccgttggtgcattaacatcataatggaagcatcacaatgatggaagcatcacaatgatgaaagcatcataatgatgaaaacaccataatgatgaaacatcataatgatgtttctttggtggaattgtttttcctttcccctaacaaccggaattgtttttcaacataacaccatcatctgtaggtcgaatcacaaagttgtcttcatgaaagttgttcgttaattccttaactacaacatatccaaattggagagccatcggagcagtacaactccagaaatccaggtatgatgagtgactgtttatcatttgtctgtcaacccgtcagatttgttgtgagctttgaaactctattttctcttgctcatatcagcatgctttcttcattgaagttgttcctcagcttgtgaactacaacatatccaaatttgagatccctcggagctgtataactcaagaaactcaggtatgatgaatgactggttattatttttctgtcaacccgtcagatttgttgtgagcttcgaaactccattttatcttgttcagatcggtatgctttcttcattgaagttgttcctcagcttgtgaactacaacatatccaaatttgagatccctcggagctgtataactcaagaaattcaggtatgatgaatgactggttattatttgtctgtcaacccgtcagatttgttgtgagcttcgaaactccattttctattgttcagatcagcatgctttcttcattgaagttgttcctcatcgtctctttcataacatatcaaaaattcagaatgaactaatggttaaatatttccagatcttcgaaacatcacagcagcttcgaaatctgcaagaatccgactgtcatgcttggagcttcaacactttaatttccgtggctcaaacagaaatggttccttcttgaaagttgttcatctgctcaa of Malus sylvestris chromosome 6, drMalSylv7.2, whole genome shotgun sequence contains these proteins:
- the LOC126625286 gene encoding uncharacterized protein LOC126625286; translation: MSGPSDRRFDLNLGEETATPSPDNIWRPSFISPTGPLTVGDSVMKNDMTAAVVARNLLTPKDNRLLSKRSDELAVKDSLALSVQCAGSVSNMAQRLFARTRQVESLAAEVMSLKQEIRGLKHENKQLHRLAHDYATNMKRKLDQMKESDGKVLLDHQRFVGLFQRHLLPSSSGAVPGNEASNDEPPMPPPSGVLSSTEAPDNHPPVLSLSGALPTAETSPKQPL